The window TTCTCAATATCATGTAAAcaatttaatgatttaatcagatgaatgaaaataattgcAAACTTGTTAAATACATTTACAGGTTTAATTGTTAAAGCTGATAATAATTCGCttgatataatttctttaataatagatgGAGCTTTAGTCTGTAATACTTGGGAATTAGATGTTCCAGAAGAAACTGAAGAATTACTAGAAGTTGCACCTGTGTTAATAGAATTTGGCACTACATTATGTAGAATGGGTATTCCCagattaatatataataccTCAAATAAATACGGAATTCTTTTATATAAACCATCTAAACTCTTACCAATTTTCCAAGAGTATCTTACTCCCCTAGAAATGACTGCTATCATAGCAGAATCCCAGTGATTTATAAGCTGtccattcaaaatttcccaaatttcaaagattCTCTCAGAACTCAAAAGTTTATATGAACAATACGGACTGCAAATTAGgacaaataattttgaataaacaaaaaatgaaaaattgcTCGTATTCAAGGATAGCCATTTACTAAGAAATCTTTCCAATTCAACTTCTCCAATATAAGGATTATATGCATTCAAAATTCTTGAAAGACTAGAAACATAATTTCTAACCTTTTGAGAATTTGTTATTGGTCCGTCCAAGTAATCCCTAGtgaattcttcttcaattgtattaataatatactCAAAATCGATTAATCCACAGATAcaatttttatctttatttcttcCTTGTTCTTCAAGAGCCTCATTTTGGCAATTGCATTTAAAGTCAGCTTCCGtagtattattttcaagatctATTTGGGAAACAAATTCACTATGCCACCATGGTCTCAAATATAACTtcttataataattaatatgtGAGGCTAAAATATTAGCAAATCTTATTTTTGTGCTCATTGGGACTTGTTCATTCTTTATAATATTCCATATGTTTTGAATAATGTTAATTCTTTCGCTTCTTTTAACAAATCTAATAAAAACCAAATCTTCAAATTGATTTAGCTGCTTAATTAATCTTGCTAAACTTTGCATTGAATTAATGCTAAATAATTGATCATTCTTAAAAAGTTCGAATATCTCCTCTACTGCCTCCCTAGTTTCTCTCCTTTTTACATCATCGTCAATAAATTCTGGAAAAAAGTCCTTATAATCTATAGTTTTCTCAAACATCTTTTCCTTTATTTCTTAAACTAATATTTCTCACTGATTAAATTCTATTTTACTGTAaccttttttatttatgataattaaaaactttaaaaagaaaatacatatatgtttaataatatatatattacatACGTAAATACATACTTGTTagtaaattatttccaagACAAATTAGAGAATAAAATCCATTCATCCAATTactgaattaatattcacAAAGTCCCACTTACAATTTACCATATATATCCTGAAAGTCTTctttataaagaaaatatattatttattactaaatttctttttttattcacACCCCGAGGGTATAAACCTATTAACCGCCTGGCGCCACAGTCTttaattatcatttttttttattatttcttgattttcattttttctttcctttTTTGGCTTTGTGTCAATTTATCCTTTAAtcaattcaaatttctGTATAATGTTGAAAATTGTGctctttatttattctattctatattatattttccttccaatatttttgCATGTGGACAATACTTGCATGCATGTTTGCAGTTAATTTATTGTATAAATTACGTGTcaaaaatagtaattatatacttatttttcaaatttatgattaattaagtagttaaaaataattaatattattttagtaataattcgaagcattaattttaattgggttaatataaataaaacaaGTATAAATTTTACTTATACTAACTAAAACATTTAACTATGAgatcatttaaaaaaaaaaaaaaaaaaaaaaaaaaaaagcttCATCATTAGGGATGTATAAATAAGTTTTCCTTATTTTAACTTGTGAATCTatctatattattaattcatatttttgctctttcaaaatatttttttctttttgcggctaatattttattttagcTGAaaaatttactatttttttaatttattttaaatatttactataaaaaaaaattaatcatAAAAGTAACCAATtttttggcgggaaattGACTTAATCTTAATGCCTAATTAACTAAATGaagggaaaaaaaaaagagaatatataagacaaagaaaaaaggcTAGTGATAATTTATCACTTcagtaaattattttgattgtTGGATTTATATAGAACAGTATTGGATTTTCATGCAGTCTGTTGCTTTCGAAGTTTcgaaataataatcaacaAAGAAGCCACTTTGTTTTATTTAGTAGTcatttaaacaaaaaaaaaagtgtgTAAAGATATTCTTAATACTTAAAGTTCAATTCACCTACTACTAAGAATATATGTCGTTTTTTAATAACCTTTCTACTAGTGGAGGGCAAGGACTCGGGTTTGGTGGAGGAACTACAAGTAACTTCAGTTTTGGAAATCCCTCATCTACAAGtactaatttatttgataacAAGTCCTCCTTATTTCCAACACAATCAACACTTAATAGCTCAAATAATGCTTTATCTACTAGCTTTCTAAATTCTAATTCAACAGGTACCAATTTATTTGGTACgtcaaattcaaatcaaaGTCAAGGAACTGGATTAAATTTAGGAACAAATTCGTTTTCAATGAATAACACACAGTTTAGTAGCCAAACTCAATCAGCTACTTTGAATATGATGAATTTGCCACTCCAACAAAGACAAGAACTTGAGAGAATAGAGAAACGAAAAGTGTCTTTACAAAAAGGACTCTCTTTACAAATGAATCCTACTATGACAGCATTGACATACCAATTGGATGAAAAGGCTCCAGAAAAACAGCAAGAAGTGGATAATTacatatattataatttaaatgacGAAGGAATTATTAAGAACTTAAACGATGCGAAAAAACTCAACCCGAATCCAAGTAAGTGTTATACTCTCCCAATTAAGGGATTTGGAGAATTAGTGCAAAGAGAACAACAACAAAGAAAAGAGTTAGAAAACTTATTATGTGAAATGAAATCTGTTAAGGATGAAAATGTTAAAATTCTTCAGACATTGAATACCAGTACAATTAAAAGAGTCGAAGAATGTAAAAAACGTCATCAAAGTATAATTCACCAACTTGTTCATATTTCATGTATGATTGAAGAATATGGTGAGAAAAACCATTTTGCCCAAGTTAACTACCAACTTGACAATCAATTGAACCAAGTTTTACatcaaattcaagaaaacCATATGAAGCTTGGAGCTTGGCAATCTTCAATTAACCAAATTGAAACTAATATCAAGTATATTGATGAGCAATTGAATGATAATGACTCAAAAAATTGTAACGATCTAAAGAATCTTCTTGAGAGTTCTCCTAATAAGTCGggtaataattctttttctgaTCATCTTAATTCTTCTGATCAAAAAGGATctgaaaataatcattCAATTTCTGACTTAAACAACAGATTACAACAGAATCAGCAATTATCTTCCACAAATGGAATATATTCTGATATCTCAAAGAACTCAAGGGAGACCTCAACTAACTCTCCAAGTAATGTAGAAGCCATTTTTGAAACTCTCGATAGTCAGCAACAACTATTAGAGTCCTTAAGTGATACTGTCAGAAATGACTCTCTATTAATTCAACAATTCATTTCTTAggtttatttataaattcaCCTAATAACAAAATACCCTATATAGGAATTCCAATAGTTATATTCATATATACATTAATTAACTAATTCTACTACCTCTTAATCTCCTCTGTCTCACTAGCAATAAActaatttcaattaattaaaataccCCATATATTCAAAGATAACAactaaataattaaatataaaaatttaatctGACTAcctattaataatactaatattattattgagaTGTTACACTTAAACTGCAAGGAATAAGAAAAGATGAAATCTACATGCTTATGCCTTGTATGCTCTAGAGGCTCTTCTACCTCTTGCCTTCTCGAACTTGCGTCCCTTTGATTGTACGCGAGGTCTTGATGTGCTCTTTGGCAAACCTGGAGCTCTACCGAAGTATTTCTCCTGAATTCTAGCCTTTGTCTTTCCTCTGAGTAAGACAACATTTGAACCCTTTGGAGCTCTTAAGGCGAGCTGATCAAAAGTCAAGCATTCACCACCATACTTCTCAATATGTTTTCTAGCTGTCTCAGTAAATCTCAAAGCGCATACTGTCAACTTTGGGATCTTTAAGACTCTAGTATCATCAGTAACAGTACCAACAACTGCTGCGATCTTGCCTTCTTTTCCGTTCATGAATTGAACAAGACGAGATACAGAGATTGGTGCTTGGAATCTTCTAGCCATCTTCAAACGATGGAGAACAGTGTCATTGAAAGATGAGTCTGTTCTACGACCCAAGAATGTATAGAGTTTTGACAACAATATACGATATGGGTTTGTCGAACGAGTTCTCTTAGACTGAGTCTTCTTGACACGACCACCTGCCTTTAAATCAATACCCATGTTTAATTCCTAGCAACAAAGAAAGTTCTTATTTAGACTTTAGTcgaaaaaaatcaaatctAGTTTCCTTAAAGAAACTTTTTCCTTTTTActatgaaaaaaaaatttactaCTCCCACgcttaatttaattaattatatttgcCTTTTTGTCtccattatttaattatatattatttttagagACGCCAATTATTTACATCAAGGCGCCACAACTATGGCGCCTTGCTCGGTATTTAATTTGATCTGCAGTagtaattaaaagaaaaggtAACTGAAATAGACGtataattactttaaaCTAGAATATAAAATGAGAATATACTTAGAATGTACATGTTGTGTTATTTTTGactataatatttttctttttaattaatataacaGAAACTAGCTTTTTTGGTGTCTTAGATACTAAAACACAACACTATCGGAGAATTTATAAAGTTCTTTTAGATTTTCGTTGCTATATAAAGTAAAATCCTgatattgttatttttgtAAAGCAGCAGATATTCTCCTCTCTAATTTTTTAGCAATAACTTGCATCTGCTGATCTAGGAATTGTTTCCAAGCGATTGCCTCTTCCTGTTTATTGTGGGAAGATGCTGAGAATTCTGAGTCCCATTG is drawn from Cryptosporidium parvum Iowa II chromosome 4, whole genome shotgun sequence and contains these coding sequences:
- a CDS encoding 60S ribosomal protein L18, whose product is ELNMGIDLKAGGRVKKTQSKRTRSTNPYRILLSKLYTFLGRRTDSSFNDTVLHRLKMARRFQAPISVSRLVQFMNGKEGKIAAVVGTVTDDTRVLKIPKLTVCALRFTETARKHIEKYGGECLTFDQLALRAPKGSNVVLLRGKTKARIQEKYFGRAPGLPKSTSRPRVQSKGRKFEKARGRRASRAYKA